The DNA segment AATATTAGTTCTGCCtttcttgtttgtctttctaattttagttgGTTAGTGTTTTTCATACTTACTTTAAGTGAGTTTTATGTTTGAAGGTTCATCCTTTCCTACTTCCCAGACAACTACAGAATGTCCAGTGGCACTGACTAACTGTTTGAGAAATCCATGCGAGGGTGCACCATGTCCTTTGAGAAGAACAGCAACATGCGTGTGAGtcttatgaaataataaaaactttacCAAAGGTACTGAAAATAACCATCTAATAGCCGATAAATGAGGACATAAAATGCAGTCATAGCTAGAGGAACGGATTCATATACGTATAACATCATTCGTACAGTCGAAGTTCAAGgactatattatatatttaaaaacttattgaaaaaaaactaaaataaacagtatCTCATCCATTCAAACTGAATAATAATTTATTGGACATAAAATTTCACGATAAAATTCCAGGTTATAAATTTTGACCTAAAATATTGACTTTTGTTTTGAgacaaatgattgttttttgtttttgtaaattcagaaaatattgtGATGTTTATATTATGCATAAAACATGACATGGTTATAATCAAActctcatttttatttttattttatgaaataaacaggattttttccTATAtcgcaaaatttgaaatgacagaattataataataaatgcacgcaattatttctgaatttacaggcttTAGATAGATAGAAGAAGGTgtggtttgtttgtttaattttatttgatgcaAGGGCGAAAACCATTTGTCTTAATGGGAgttaattcataaacatttgcctgcgtttaatttatttttattgcaagGGAAACAATCCAAGTTACACATGACATGATTATATATTAACAATATGTCAACATTTTATCTTACACAAGGAAACTTATGTCGTATAATATAATAAACTTTCATGTTTCACGTAGGGATGATCTGATTCGAATGCAATGCCTTCTCTAGTTTGCTATTCGGACTCTCCATTCTCTCTCCGGCTGATTTTAGTATTTTGAAAGAGTATGCCTgattaaagttaaaaacaaCCATTCCAAAACcaaagttaatttaaaaatagtCGAAATTGTTTTCCTAATAATTTGTGTGGAATTTCTATAAGAATTATCGTCAGCTATTATactaataagaaataaacaacgacgtgttatttttcttaaaatcaaattaaaaaactacAATCTAAAATGAATGTTCacatttgttgttttacaacatttaatttgtttttgtaagttATCTACACcaagaaaacatttatttcctTTTCACTGTCTTACTATTTTGACAATAGCTATGGCGGTCAGCTGATTCAACTTTACAGCTTTTAATAAGTTGTTGACAGCTGTTATGGACATGGAGTCCATAGTTTTCAGAAGAGGGGAAGAGGTGATAAGTAAGGTGCCattaacaattttgataaaataaaaaagtctgTTATGGCCCGTAACAGCGACAAAACAACACCAGTGACAAAGCATGAACTATTTAATGAGTTCAACATAATGTCTTCAGTGGATAAATTAATCTCTAAATCGTCTATAAAAGTCGCGAGTAAAATCATTGGAAAAAATCTTTTGGAAAGATATGCCATCATCACACAATTCTTAACGtctttattttggtttttatatGTGTAACAGACACGTTATCATTTGCCATTGGAACATACTGATTTAATTGTAATGTGTTACACTTTTTCTgcaaacacatataaaaaataaacgtgATATAGCGTGATCGTTAAATATGCAACACTTCTGTTTACAATTATACCATTTTGTTCAGTTTCTTTTATTCTTGTAGTGTTGTGTACGTAGTTTCGTCCGAACAAAAGGCTTGAAAATTTACAAGTGCGCGTTAAGCAAAAAGCGATTAATTCGTGGAGTGATTTTAGGTTATCCCACATACGAAAACATATAtgtatcatttgacaaggataaGAATCTGGGGATCATAAGTCCATCCGGCGTGGGTTTAATGAATAtgacattgaacaacaaatcggAGTCATTTCCTTCTTTGTATCAGATACCTAAGCTtcacaaaattccgtacaaacaacagtacattGTCGACTCTTCTGCATGTTCGACAAAAGAACTGTCTATTAGAATTTTACATTTCCCAACGAATTCTGTATTCAAGAGCGTGCAGCTTCTGTTCATACTTTTTAAAACGTCACCAAAGACTGAGCATAAAGTTGTTGTATCAGGGCTGTGCCAAAGATCATCTCAtcctttttcttaaaaaagttcatcaagaggtaccaagaccttgttaaTAAATATGCCTTatcaatttcacaaataaaacaCGATGGTCTTAAAGAATAGATACGGGTAGTGAATATAACTGTTTTTGGTGACATCCATTTGACATGGCTCTATAAGtgtacatcccgtcattgttcTACATGTATCTTGGTATagttttttgtattcttgtatttcatttgttttgtaaatgtgCTTTGTTTGCATGCCTTTTTGTGTCTCTTTGTTACATATTACATAGCTCTGAACTTATACATCCcgccattgtgttattgttctatcaTGGTATGTGTATGCGTCACCTTAATACATACGACGTGACTCTGTTCTAATACATCCCgtaattgtgttattgtgccATGGTAAATGCTGGTtctcttgtctttcatttttgctgatGTACTTTGTCTAAATCatgtcttatgtaaacgaaacgcgcgtctggcgtactaaattataatcctggtacctttgataactatgaatatgcctttttgtgcttctctGTTAcatatttaatctttttttatagtgaataagattataaaacaatattaactgctgttacccctatttttgacaattttaccttgCGTGTCTATTTGTTCTTtttacacatcgttgtcaatataagaAATTTTCTACGTCTGTCTTACAAGTAAGAGAtttatctagctataaaactatgtttaatccaacattttctgcataagaaaataccaatactaagtcaggaatatgacatttttattcattcgtctgatgtgtttgagcgtttgattttgtcatttgattagggacttcccgttttgaattttttgagttcagaatttttgtgacTTTACCTTTTGAAATCGTTGAATGCTGTTAAAGATATGGTGTATCGTACATAtgattaataattatttttcttttcagtcCTAACTACTGTGGTGGATGTTACGACACTTGGTATCTAAATGGAAAACGAGTTTATTGTTGGGGACCATGATGATTCTTATAAGTAAATAAAGCCGTTACTGTAATTTTCTGTTTGTACCAGTGAATTATTATTCGATGTACATCTAATCACCAAAAAGTGACTTGTTAATTAATTTCGTTTTTTTCTAATTCCAAAGATTTCAACACTACGTCCtgcaatattatcaaaatagtCAACGTTTCTACTCTTTACAAAAGCGTTCTCCTTTTCACACTATGAGACAATTTGACAGAGTTTGTCATTCTTTATGTCATTAAAAATGGCCGATGTAGATACAGGTATCTTGTTTTGATTCTCTGAAACTTACGTTATCGAAATTTTCCCCATAAACAATCGGCATTAAATTTGGAACTAAATGTTCTCAACTTCTTGTCAACGTGTGCCTTTATTCATATAGGACACACTCGATACTACAGCAGTTTCTTTCGAATAATGAAAAGAAGCTAACATTATCACGTTCCGCTTTATTGATTAAGTCTTCCACAtctagaaatagaaaaaaagtcttggtatagaacaaaactttacgacaaaaagattattttcgATTCCCAATAGTCAGAGAAAATTATGAATATGTGCAAAGTCAAAATATAAGTATGGATAAGATGTAGGACAGTAAGTGTTAATAACTGTATGGGGAACGAAATATTTAGCTATATGTTTTAACTCATGAATTCAAAACATGCATCCACGTCAAGATAGTGAATGCACTTACAGAATTTAGTAttcaaatatttctgaatttccTTATAAGCATTTTCATAATACACAtgaaaggtaaaatattttatgttattagaAACTCGGTGATAAGTCTAATTCAATGAGTCAAGATGATATAAAATCGTGTTGAAAATTATTTCTGCTGAGCAAATTGCTTTTTTGTCGGAATCAATGACAATTAAGTTTAAGACAATACtagttgtttatgtaatttataatgTATCGGATCCATTGAATAGGCGAGACTGTCTGATAAGGAGACAATATATAAGTCTGAAGATTTGTGCAGCCAGCGATACTAATATGCCAAGAAGATGATATAAAATCGTGTTGAAAATTATTTCTGCTGAGCAAATAGCTTTTTCGTCGGAATCAATGACAATtaagttagtttaaacatatttatttatagtggattgggaaacaagttttgcaatttatattaatcccttttcactttgcgggtgcgagtgctgccttgtagcggcattagcctactctttttcgaaatctacaagggtgtctttaacgtgcaagagatatgtctctctcttaacacgggtcagccatttatcgtccccgtccgacggactatcatcgtttcctcaagaccatactcgcaaatggtgtcaagggagagccgaaaattgagttcctgaaattttcatcccaaacgggaatcgaaccaggaacctttgtcttagtagtccgatgcacttttttttttttttatctttaagtagtccgatgcactaaccactacaccacgacTCTCTTCAATTAAGTTTAAGACAATACTAGTTGTTTATGTTATCACAGGTATCAatgatttgtctttatattagGATTTTCACTCATTCGCGTCGGTGTTCCTTCTTCTGTGCTTCAAACAAATTCTATGTTTTTCTAAGGttatttttaagataataacattAAAAGGTTTTCAATttaacactgtaataagattgttatatatagtttgtaccaatacaaacatttattttgttattaatgaATTGAAACCCAACTCCAAAGTATTGCTATACAGCTATGAACAATAACGGTTTAACATTCTTTGAATATTACTATATTTCCATGATGTTGTAGATCAATATATGCTAAATCTGAGTAGAACTTtcaagaaataagaaaaaatctaTAGGTTTATCtcgttcttatttttctttcctttattgaaaatgtgtcatgaatatttcaatttttaattctgtatttcttttaaagtttttttaaaatgttaacgGGATTACAAAGATATATTACTTTCCATGCCTATTTTCCTTGAGGATTGAGTATTTgcataatttgaataatttgcatacatgttatatttgcaGGACTTGACTGTTCTGTTTGAATTAGATTATTTGGTGATTTGCAAGTTTAATTTCTTAAACGtgtgataaaaaaatttaaagatggAAATACATTGCACATAAACAATTGACCAATTACAAGTATGTACTGAAAGCGTAATTGATGCATTCATCAGTCgaataaataaagatatcaaagaataaaaaagagTTAATGAGCTTCTGTCTTTTTCCAATGAATCAACTTTTTCACTGTGTTATTTTCAGTAGCCACCCTGAAAATagattgaataaataaattgtacatgtaactCGAATATGAAAGAAGGTACTAACTATAGTATATGTGGAATAGAAAAAGTCATCCTAGTTCATAGATACAAGGACCAAAAAGAAACAATGGAttttaattaagtttaaaagataaaaaaaaaacatagccttATTTGGATCACCTCGTATTTGTCTTTAGTTATTGCACTATTTATCATCTTAACTTTGACAATAAGTAATCATAAGACTATTACAAGAATGCCTATAGATGTTACAAGAGATAAATGTACTGCtaataacatgaacaacaaacacataaacagaTTAACATTCTCTATGTAAATGTTATTCTTCAAATCCACTTCATTTAAACTCTCActggtggataattgtctcataggcaatcatcaCACATTTGCTTATTCTTACAAAGGCCTtccattttacaaattgtgacttggatggagagttgtctcattggcatgcataccacatcttcttattttcatatataacaatataaaagttTCAGTAAAAATGACATTGAACCGTTTTAAAGAAATGTTAGATCGAACCAAAATGCTCGCAATAATTATTGGACTTTTTAAACGTTATAAACAAGCTGAGTACAGTTTTAGTAACATGAAGTCAATTGAAACGTTGATTTCAAAACCAAAACtgaaattttgaagtaaaatagTTGAACGGATGGATAGTTGTTTAATGTCCAGTCGCAAAGTAATAGCATTTTCAGGTTGAGATCATGTTAGTGCTATATGAGCTCTGCTTTGTACTAGACAGACACGCTGGTCATTCTTTATTGTTTTGCAGTTAGACATGACAGTCAAACTAACCAGACACATTCTGACTCTGTGCCGAACAAGTCTCTGTTCTGACTCCGTAATTCCGCATGCCTCTAGATAAGCACCAAAAAGTGAATCAGAGTCTTTGGTTTAACCAGGCTAGGTAACAATTGCTAATActctgttctttttttaaagctttttagtttgcaattttttttagagACGGCACTTTTTCTATCACTATTGTATACATttgtcaaattcaaaatttaactcACCTTTGGttgctttttttcatacttCGTTCTTTTGCTATATGGCTTTCTATTTTTCTCGCGACGTGACCCGCCATTATATCTATCATAAATCACATTTCTTGACCTATTATTTCTGCCTTGACGACGATTATTAGATCTGCGCTGGGGTGCAACTCTCCCATTGGTTCCTCTATTACCCATGTTGCCCATTCGTCCAACTTGAGATGTGTTAGGTGCAACCCTATTAGCTGATCCTGATAATCCTACCCCACCTTGACCACCAGCCATATTGCCTGATAATCCTACCCCACCTCGACCACCAGCCATATTGCCTGATAATCCTACCCCGCCTCCACCACCAGCCATATTGCCCATATTACCAACCGACCGAGAAGCACCAGGTCCAACCATACCAGCCGCCCCTCTAGCCATATTGTTCATTGGGTTACCCCTCTCTTCTGCTTTTATATAATCCTCTACGGGCTGATCTGGGTCTACTGGAGCCATCGGATCTGGACTATTTGCCCTTGGTGTATAGGCTTGATCTCCAAACATCTGATCTGAAACAATGACTGTGTTAGGAGCTGGTCCATCAGCAGCCATGCCATTCGCAGAAGCAGCAAAACCACCATCAAAACCACCAGTAGAACCAGCTCTTTCAGCAGCTCTATTTACAAAAGGATCAACAGCGCGATACTGATTATCAAACGAGACACTATACATTCCAACATTGTTGCCACCTTGAGATCTAGCTGTTGTGATACAGAAGGAAACGACTACTATAAGAAGCTTCATctgtaatatataaatacataattgATGActagtaaaaatataacaaaaaaagatcatATGCATTATCAAAAGCTCTTTAATTCTACAATTCTGCATGGTCCAACGAGATTTTGAGATGTTACTTTCTTGAGTACGGGGGTAAGCGTCCTTTTACaaatcttaatatataatagtattttaaagaaatgtaaagaaaaataaaattaaaacaaatatatatgcaagtatgaattaaaaaaagagggacgaaagataccaaagggaccgtcaaactcgtaaatctaaaacaaactgacaacgccatggctaaaaatgaaaaagacaaacagaaaacaatagtacacatgacacaacatagaaaactaaagaataaacaacacaaaccccaccaaaaactaggggtgatctcaggtgctccggaagggtaagcagatcctgctccacatgcggcacccgtcgtgttgctcatgtgattacaaatccggttaatagtctaattcggtaggtcaaattcatgaaagggaaggggattgtagttacgacgtaaggaacatatccgatatcatttgtgaaacggttattccataacggtcaaccaactcgtgatggcgtccgtaaatttacgaagggatgatttcaacttcaccatttggaactcttggtttaatagcttccttgtgagcagtaatcCTCTCTAACTTAAACGATGAGTagttttggtatcaaatgaaaactTGGAATCACTGTAGAACCCTTATAGAAAGTTTTATTGGAAAAAGAAGAAGCATATGAAATTTTAGTATGAGGAGACATTTGGCCTGTTGTTCAGATCAGAAGTTCCTGTTTTTGTACCATCAAACTTCTGAGAACCAGTACAGTTATATATGCAATTAAagatatgttgattttttcaacaCAAGTCAGATTAAGGAAAAGTTTTGACATGAAATAACTGCCACTctttttgaacttaaaacaaaaagccattaatgcttgaaattgcaaattttaacataaaactATCATGCGCTATGAGTTAGTGGTTTTATTCCTAAAAACTGAAAACGTTTACAAAATGTTGAGGTAAACGAAATACTACTGTGGTGTTTCTAGATTGTATAGATCCTGGGAGAAAACAGCTGATTTCCGTGTATAGATACTGTGACATAACAGCTGATCAACACACTTGATTCGCACCTGTCATGTCGCGTGTCGTTTCACATTGATATTTAGTAACCTGATTACTTTTACCTTAAAaccttttcaaattgaaataccgCTTTAGAAATTTAAATGAGAAATATCTAGCCTCTAACATGAATGTGGCAAAACCAGTGTAAAATTAAGCGTTTCCTTTGTAGTTacgaaaaatattatattattatcgAAAACTATATAAAGACCAACAAAAAATCTATTGTAGACGACTATACGGAAATTTAGGAATTAATAATCGCCAGAACAAATaggtttaaaaaatgaatatttgaaaagatTAAGTATGACTAAGACTCAATTGTCATGTATACATAACTGTGGGTGTAATGAAGgttaaaaagataataataataataaaaatattactgtaaatgaatacacaaaaagacaaagtataagaaaattacaaggatttttttttaagaaaaatgtgaaaattgaataaggaatgTATTTAGCAAAAatcatattattaaaaatttgtttatgtaaaattaCGAGGGTCCCTTTGAAGTTCAAGTCCAAGTTCAGGGACGGGTTGAACGCTCGATAAAATGTTTCACCCGTCACATTTAGTATGTGTCAGTCCGAAGTCAGTAggttttttcgtttattgttatttatactgcagtcgttctatttgagcagtcaaaatgcgttgaccgtatatttctatgtcatacaGTCACTGATCTGTTATTACTTTttcacatgaatatttaaaaagaaattgttttatctcacttttttaatatttttggttcATTATGTTTTAAGCTTATTGTTGACGTTTTATTTCATTCTCAAACAAACTTGTTCATCATAGATTGCAGGTCTCAAAAGGTAgatgtacatttcattgtgCTGCACAATTCTCCTCCTGCATGATATgagaccttttttttttttttttttataaaagtggGAAGTTtcccaatatttaaatcaaataataacatacaaactaaacaacaattgaaaatgtactCTTTTAGACTGCAcggtataaagacaataatagtgcattaacttgacatatcaacgatataaggattcggccCGAAACAGGGAAATGAGAGGCTCTGCCGAGCTTTTTCCCCGTTTCGTgccgaatccttatatcgttgatatgtcaagtcaatgcactattattgtctacgtacataaatcaggccgttgatttttttcgttttatttcCACGATTTTTTTCatgcctgtttttttttatagttactCGGCGGTTTAGGTTTTGCTACTTGTGAAAGGATGTACAGTGACCTACATTAGCTAACATTGGCGTCATTCGTTCTCTggtggatatatatatatatatatatatatagctgtctcatttgaaattataccacatcttcttattttacatTCATAATTGTGCTCATATATTTTCTCTATTCACTGCATTTATAAATTCAGTATCAAAACCCATCTAATTGATTGTTAGGaactcatttaaaaaatacaaatataatagaAGCAACTAAAAACGGTATGAATTAAACATCGTACTACATATTTTCtgattaaaaagttaaaatcaaatatgtggTGAAGCGAAGCAATTGTgatttagaatattttgtaatcttttGCAAAACTTGTGTATTGTTTAATGAATTCAATACAAAagcagaaatataaaaaaaaacttacagtTCCTGCACTAGTGCTGTATTTTAAAGGTTTGTTCCTATGAAATTACATTCTTTGCAGAGAGGGACTTTGATGAATCATttatacaataatatttttaaatcgtgataaaaatataaatgatacgAAAACAATGTTATTAATTCTTGTcaatcatatatttattacaaaacaaacacataaactgAAAGTTTATTTGAGGAATATTAAAACTCCAAAATTATACCAAAAACAAATGTCGCATATCAAAAACTTGATAATGACTGTACTAAGAATAATAACTAAAAGAATTTTGTTAttccttttgatattttcaagaaaaatttTATTGGTAAAAAGAAAAGGATGAAGATAAAACTGTGTTCATGTTACATTATCACgtgtaaatataatgaaaacacAAAGATGAATTAAAAGTATAATTTGATGATTACAGAAAGCACCAGAAATCTCAGACGAAATGATAACATGGAACATACAAACAAAGACTTCTGTATACATGTCTGATAAATAGATGATATCAGATGGCTTTTAACAGTATCACCCCGAGCCAACCGGAGAAACCAATAGAACCTCAAAAGCTAACAAAGGCCATACATAAAACACTTTATAATATAAGGTCTGATTACACGTGTAATATTTCCAGACACTGATCAATCATGATGACAGAAATTATTCTGGATTctctatttttaaaatagtgtagTACGTACGTATACATTGTGGTCACATCATTGCTGTGGAATTTTTACGTGTAAGAGTTTTGTAAAAACTAACACGCAATATACTTGTGAAAGTAAAAACTATTAGTAGTTGTGTGAAGTCGCGAAGAGTCTAAAGGCATATATTATGTCAATGAAATATGGAGATGTAGGATAGAcgcaaatgaaatagaaaaaaagtaaaaacatagaTCATGATACAGTTGAATGTGCAAGCGTTAACGATATACTATGTCAAACACGCACACATCGAAGAAATTGTTAAATAATCTCGCAGTAAGAATATTGACCAAATGGAAAAAGACcgctttgaaaataaaaaaaaaacccagaaggATAGATCACTTCTACCTCActtaaa comes from the Mytilus trossulus isolate FHL-02 chromosome 3, PNRI_Mtr1.1.1.hap1, whole genome shotgun sequence genome and includes:
- the LOC134712035 gene encoding PE-PGRS family protein PE_PGRS5-like; translated protein: MKLLIVVVSFCITTARSQGGNNVGMYSVSFDNQYRAVDPFVNRAAERAGSTGGFDGGFAASANGMAADGPAPNTVIVSDQMFGDQAYTPRANSPDPMAPVDPDQPVEDYIKAEERGNPMNNMARGAAGMVGPGASRSVGNMGNMAGGGGGVGLSGNMAGGRGGVGLSGNMAGGQGGVGLSGSANRVAPNTSQVGRMGNMGNRGTNGRVAPQRRSNNRRQGRNNRSRNVIYDRYNGGSRREKNRKPYSKRTKYEKKQPKGGY